One genomic segment of Paenibacillus xylanexedens includes these proteins:
- a CDS encoding discoidin domain-containing protein: MIKGKSWMAIVIALMLLTVHLTSSAQTVHAAGEETHIAATLFVLKNESEVSNAKIHWVPVQGATAYELYRSENNAPYTLLQTLTGTTTDDYDLNIGNTYKYQVKAYGGTSLLTSAVSPEYTPYSLPEDLTTFDNTTQSTLMLPNELKVGDTYYRFNFVQKPSGGFGEMIQQTSTDDITYGNDKVVLSYTDHPDLANSKFEGINILYHAPTNKFVFWAHYENSTDYTLARVSVASATPGEDFTFHKSFRPEGNQSRDISIFKDDDDSAYLISTANNNSDTILYKLTSDWLDVDHQVSVIYQNQHRELPKMIKKDGIYYLFSSQAAGWYPSIPLYSSANSIDGNWSELRTIGNTSTFSAQSGSVMRVKPDTGNNVVMVAYRWMFGWAGTQNGTTEERLLPVWFSDGYAFYDYFDQVLYNTSDDVLIPVQNGKLLSQGKPATAQTATGTNPASYANDGNYQTEWIGTGSSWPHWWKVDLGSVQQLNNVQISWWMQKGSEGFYKYKIETSTDNVNWTVALDRTNNTSYGFTSDTLSSTAARYVRINMQNAALHNNPNNWYTPRLWEVKVFGSDTN; the protein is encoded by the coding sequence ATGATCAAAGGTAAATCGTGGATGGCTATCGTCATTGCATTGATGTTGTTAACAGTTCATTTAACCTCCTCAGCTCAAACCGTTCACGCTGCTGGTGAAGAGACCCATATTGCTGCAACACTGTTTGTACTGAAGAATGAATCCGAAGTATCCAATGCCAAAATTCATTGGGTACCTGTCCAGGGAGCGACTGCATACGAGTTATACAGATCCGAGAACAATGCGCCTTATACGTTATTACAGACCTTAACCGGTACAACGACGGATGATTATGACCTCAACATAGGTAACACATACAAGTATCAAGTGAAGGCATATGGCGGAACTTCCTTGTTAACCTCCGCTGTCTCGCCAGAATATACCCCTTACAGCCTTCCAGAAGACCTCACAACTTTTGATAACACAACGCAATCAACGCTTATGCTCCCGAATGAACTTAAAGTTGGGGATACCTACTACAGGTTTAATTTTGTTCAAAAGCCATCAGGTGGATTTGGAGAAATGATTCAACAGACATCAACAGATGATATCACCTACGGTAACGACAAAGTGGTCCTGTCCTACACGGATCATCCCGATCTGGCGAACTCCAAATTTGAGGGGATTAATATTCTATACCATGCGCCCACAAACAAATTCGTTTTTTGGGCTCACTATGAAAACAGTACAGACTACACACTTGCCAGAGTATCGGTGGCTTCGGCCACTCCTGGAGAAGACTTTACATTTCACAAAAGCTTTCGACCGGAAGGGAACCAATCCCGGGATATCTCCATTTTCAAAGATGATGATGATTCGGCTTATCTGATCTCTACCGCCAATAATAATTCGGACACCATCTTATATAAGTTAACCTCCGATTGGCTGGATGTGGATCACCAAGTTTCTGTTATTTATCAAAATCAACACAGGGAACTGCCCAAGATGATCAAAAAAGATGGCATTTATTATTTGTTCTCTTCCCAAGCGGCAGGTTGGTACCCGAGTATACCCTTGTATTCATCAGCAAATAGCATAGACGGAAATTGGTCTGAATTACGGACAATTGGCAACACGTCAACCTTCTCGGCGCAGTCCGGTTCCGTTATGCGGGTGAAGCCAGATACGGGCAACAACGTAGTTATGGTTGCGTATCGCTGGATGTTCGGCTGGGCAGGTACGCAAAACGGAACAACGGAGGAACGACTTCTTCCTGTGTGGTTCTCCGATGGTTACGCATTTTATGATTATTTTGATCAAGTCCTGTACAACACAAGCGATGATGTCCTAATTCCGGTTCAGAATGGAAAACTGCTGTCTCAGGGTAAACCGGCAACAGCCCAAACGGCTACTGGAACAAATCCGGCAAGTTATGCTAATGATGGTAACTATCAAACCGAATGGATCGGCACAGGCAGTTCCTGGCCACATTGGTGGAAGGTAGACCTCGGCTCCGTTCAACAGTTAAATAATGTGCAAATCTCCTGGTGGATGCAAAAAGGCTCCGAAGGATTTTACAAATACAAAATTGAGACCAGCACGGATAATGTAAACTGGACCGTAGCACTGGATCGAACCAACAACACATCTTACGGTTTCACCTCAGATACGCTATCGAGCACTGCTGCCAGATACGTACGAATTAACATGCAAAATGCGGCACTTCATAACAACCCCAACAATTGGTACACGCCAAGACTTTGGGAAGTGAAGGTATTTGGATCGGACACGAATTAA
- a CDS encoding family 43 glycosylhydrolase — protein MNNQLTNGGIWNDSSGQPIHAHGGHMLFHDDYYYWYGEDRRDDIYVSCYRSKDLFYWEFRNHILTTSTPAAPIRVRTNLALVNDKGGKVNLERPKVLFNTVTKKFVLWVHYENGNNYNDAACAIATSDSPDSHFVYHGSFNPYGYMSRDCTLFQDDDGTAYFISAARDNADLHIYRLQEDYLNVESLVGKLWQGEYREAPAVFKRNGKYYMVTSFCTGWAPNQGKYAMAYTMDGPWGTLSDFGDETTYQTQPAFVLKRSAEEYLYFADRWNGSDYFQSSYVVLPIEFNEDIPILNDYSTLSLGEDTLLIHFER, from the coding sequence GTGAATAATCAATTAACCAATGGCGGCATCTGGAATGACTCAAGTGGTCAGCCGATCCATGCCCATGGTGGACATATGTTATTCCATGACGACTATTATTACTGGTATGGGGAAGATCGGAGGGACGATATATATGTTAGTTGTTACCGTTCCAAAGATCTATTCTACTGGGAGTTTCGAAACCATATCTTAACGACCTCTACGCCAGCTGCACCCATTCGAGTCCGGACGAATCTTGCACTAGTGAACGATAAAGGTGGAAAGGTGAATCTTGAACGGCCTAAAGTACTTTTCAACACGGTGACAAAGAAGTTCGTCCTCTGGGTTCACTATGAGAATGGTAATAATTACAACGATGCAGCATGCGCCATTGCCACATCGGATTCTCCGGATAGTCATTTCGTGTATCATGGCAGCTTTAATCCGTACGGGTATATGTCGCGTGACTGCACGCTCTTTCAGGACGATGACGGGACGGCATATTTTATTTCGGCTGCCAGAGACAATGCAGACCTGCACATCTATCGTCTGCAGGAGGATTATCTTAATGTAGAAAGTCTTGTGGGTAAGCTGTGGCAAGGGGAGTATCGGGAGGCACCAGCTGTCTTCAAGCGGAACGGGAAGTATTATATGGTGACCTCATTTTGCACAGGTTGGGCTCCCAATCAAGGGAAATACGCGATGGCTTATACGATGGATGGACCATGGGGGACGCTAAGTGATTTTGGCGATGAAACGACGTACCAAACGCAACCAGCGTTTGTACTGAAGCGATCAGCGGAGGAGTACCTGTATTTTGCAGATCGCTGGAACGGATCCGATTACTTCCAATCCAGCTATGTGGTCCTGCCCATTGAATTCAATGAAGACATTCCGATTTTGAATGATTATTCCACGTTATCTTTGGGAGAGGATACACTTCTGATTCATTTTGAACGATAA
- a CDS encoding DinB family protein, which translates to MVERPTKEEYAAYYELVPEGNIIERLELQANIIPTLLSSLTEEQVNYRYAEDKWSVKEVIGHLLDNERIMSSRLLRIARGDQANHPGYDQDVLMQSHPFNAYTVADLNEEYAVTRRSTILMLRRLTPEAWLCKGIVSDNPASARSIAFVMAGHELHHLSVLRDRYSLDLKL; encoded by the coding sequence ATGGTTGAAAGACCAACTAAAGAGGAATATGCAGCTTATTATGAGCTTGTTCCTGAAGGGAACATCATCGAACGCTTAGAGCTGCAAGCCAACATCATACCAACTTTACTCTCTTCATTGACAGAGGAGCAAGTAAATTATCGGTACGCCGAAGACAAATGGAGCGTGAAAGAGGTCATCGGCCACCTTTTGGATAACGAACGAATTATGAGCAGCCGATTGCTTCGCATCGCCAGAGGTGACCAAGCGAATCATCCCGGCTACGATCAGGACGTGCTTATGCAGAGCCATCCCTTCAATGCGTATACCGTAGCTGATTTGAATGAAGAATATGCTGTCACACGTCGCTCAACCATTCTTATGCTCCGTCGCCTCACCCCGGAAGCATGGCTCTGTAAAGGGATCGTCAGTGATAATCCTGCTTCAGCTCGATCGATTGCATTTGTTATGGCTGGACATGAGCTCCACCATTTATCCGTACTTCGCGATCGCTATTCGTTAGACTTGAAATTATAA